TCATATTTGTATAACCGGGTTAAAAGTGTCAGATTTTCAGAATTTCAAAAACTATATGAATATCTTGAAGGTTATACCCCATATTCAACACAGCATAAAACAAAAGGAACTGAATTTGAGAACGTGCTAGTTGTATTGGATAATGGGAAATGGAACGATTATAATTTTGAGCAACTTTTTGATAATTCCGCTGGTCGTACTGCAAGTGTTTTAGAGCGAACACAAAAGATTTTTTATGTTTGTTGTACGAGGGCAAAAGAGAATTTGGCAGTTTATTTTCATTCTCCCTCTGAAGCTGTTGTCAATCAGGCTAAGGTTTGGTTCGGAGAGGACAATGTGATTAATCTTGATACTGGGGTAAAGGAGCTGTAATTCTATGATAGTTCCAGATATTTTATACAAGTATACAACTGCTTCCACTGCTAAAATAGTATTAGAGAGCAGTCGGCTTAGATGGTCTAGTTTAGGGTACTTTAATGACCCGAATGAATTTCAAAGACTTCCTGTTTTTGATCCTGATATAGACGAGTGCTATGAAGAGTATATACAGTTGATTGTAAAAATTGCTTTATGTGAGGATCGTCCTACTAACTGGGATCAGTTTAATCCTCTGACAGTTCTTTTAATAGAAATGTTAAAGGCTGCTTTGCTAAAAGGGGTGACTCCAGAATCTCTTCAGGCTGAGTTGGTGTCGGTTCCTCAAAAAAAAGTAAATTATGAGTTGATTCGTGAGTATGTTGACAATGTTGATACAAAATCGGCGAGAGTTTTTTGCCTTACAACAGAATATTCCAACAATGTTATGTGGGCTAGCTATGCTCAAGGGCATACAGGGTGTGTTCTGGGATTTAGGCATCTTGTCGAGAAGAACACTCCGTTTCTTGCTGCAAACCCCATAGACTACACAAAGGGTCCTCCTACTCTAGATTCTGGATTGGATTTTTTGCTGTATAAGCCAACTGCTGAACTTCGTAAAAAAATACATCTCGCTATCTGCTATAGTAAAGATGAGGAATGGGCTTATGAAGAAGAGTGGCGAGTCATTACATGGCGGGAGGAAGAAGGTGAGCGAGATTACGGCGATTATACGTTTTATGAAGAGGAACTTGAGTCTGTTACACTAGGATCTAGTATGGATCATGACGAATCTGTTGAGATTATTGACCTGGTTCGTTCGCGATATGAAAGGTGTAGTGTTTATAGGATGGAGCATATTAAGGGCCGATCTGTTAGAAATCTGGTTTATGATGCTGAGTAATTTAACAATTTTAAGCCCCTGAATTGGTATATAAATTTTTTATACACTTGAGTTTGACTTCTCAGAGTTGTTTGTAGGGATTTTTTTTAGATCACGCCACAGAACAATCCGTCCCAACAGGAGTAACTCCGGACAAATCAACCTTGCTGCGAACCTTGCCAAGGTCATAGTTGGCCTGCATAGCCAGCCAGCTTTCAGGGGTACGTCCGAGGGCTTTTGAAAGCCGCAGCGCCATTTCAGGTGACACCGCACTCTTGCCATTCAGAACACGTGTGAGGGTAGAGGGAGCAACCCCG
This genomic window from Maridesulfovibrio ferrireducens contains:
- a CDS encoding DUF2971 domain-containing protein: MIVPDILYKYTTASTAKIVLESSRLRWSSLGYFNDPNEFQRLPVFDPDIDECYEEYIQLIVKIALCEDRPTNWDQFNPLTVLLIEMLKAALLKGVTPESLQAELVSVPQKKVNYELIREYVDNVDTKSARVFCLTTEYSNNVMWASYAQGHTGCVLGFRHLVEKNTPFLAANPIDYTKGPPTLDSGLDFLLYKPTAELRKKIHLAICYSKDEEWAYEEEWRVITWREEEGERDYGDYTFYEEELESVTLGSSMDHDESVEIIDLVRSRYERCSVYRMEHIKGRSVRNLVYDAE
- a CDS encoding HigA family addiction module antitoxin, with protein sequence MTMYNPPHPGELISSVYMEEYALSCRKLAKMLGVAPSTLTRVLNGKSAVSPEMALRLSKALGRTPESWLAMQANYDLGKVRSKVDLSGVTPVGTDCSVA